In one Nitrospira sp. genomic region, the following are encoded:
- a CDS encoding cob(I)yrinic acid a,c-diamide adenosyltransferase: protein MRITKVYTRTGDAGQTRLAGGQQVWKDCQRVEAYGTVDELNASVGLVRAMNAEGGGTSAAAAQLEADLRWVQNKLFDVGSLLATAPGQTFPNMPTVTADDVTRLEQMIDRCQEELAPLKEFILPGGGMVSATLHQARTICRRAERECIKLSREEDVSAELNKYLNRLSDALFVMARWVAKTQGEPEFLWQRESDAAAK from the coding sequence ATGCGGATCACCAAGGTCTATACAAGAACGGGCGACGCAGGCCAAACACGGCTGGCCGGCGGGCAGCAGGTGTGGAAGGATTGCCAGCGAGTCGAGGCCTACGGCACGGTCGATGAGCTGAATGCGTCCGTGGGCTTGGTCCGAGCCATGAATGCCGAGGGCGGGGGCACGTCTGCCGCTGCGGCGCAACTCGAGGCTGACCTGCGCTGGGTTCAGAATAAATTGTTCGATGTCGGGAGTCTGCTCGCCACTGCGCCAGGGCAGACCTTTCCGAACATGCCGACCGTCACGGCCGACGATGTGACCAGGCTCGAGCAGATGATCGATCGTTGTCAGGAGGAATTGGCTCCGCTGAAGGAGTTTATTCTGCCGGGCGGGGGCATGGTCTCGGCGACGCTCCATCAGGCCCGAACCATCTGTCGGCGAGCCGAGCGAGAGTGTATTAAGCTGAGCCGCGAAGAGGACGTGTCCGCCGAGCTCAATAAGTATCTGAACCGGTTGAGTGATGCCTTGTTCGTCATGGCGCGATGGGTAGCCAAAACCCAAGGTGAACCGGAATTTTTGTGGC
- a CDS encoding cysteine-rich CWC family protein, with the protein MGYQCWCGKIGITEAQMDWIAARYQDCLCPVCLQLVADGKLGPEPMRPMS; encoded by the coding sequence GTGGGGTATCAATGTTGGTGCGGGAAGATCGGGATCACTGAAGCGCAAATGGATTGGATTGCGGCGCGGTATCAGGACTGTCTCTGCCCTGTGTGCCTTCAACTGGTGGCAGACGGGAAGCTGGGACCTGAGCCCATGCGGCCCATGTCCTGA
- the cobO gene encoding cob(I)yrinic acid a,c-diamide adenosyltransferase, with the protein MTQPDDHTARMQRLKASVDRRIEAAQEEKGLLIVHTGAGKGKTTAALGMALRVLGHGMKVAVVQFIKGAIDTAEERMLRSFGDRVTFLRMGEGYTWETQDRERDTRCAQEAWAKACELLTDASYAMVILDEFNIVLQHGYVDLDQVLPRVQARPPMQHVVITGRGAPPGLIEAADLVTEMKQVKHPFRKGIKAQAGVEF; encoded by the coding sequence ATGACGCAGCCAGACGACCATACAGCCAGAATGCAGCGCCTGAAGGCGTCGGTGGATCGCCGTATTGAAGCGGCGCAGGAGGAGAAGGGCTTGTTGATCGTCCATACCGGGGCGGGGAAGGGTAAGACCACGGCCGCGCTCGGCATGGCGCTGCGTGTGCTCGGCCACGGGATGAAAGTGGCGGTCGTGCAGTTCATCAAGGGTGCCATCGACACGGCCGAAGAGCGGATGCTCCGGTCATTCGGCGACCGCGTGACGTTTCTGCGGATGGGCGAGGGGTACACCTGGGAAACACAGGATCGTGAGCGCGATACGAGATGTGCGCAGGAGGCCTGGGCGAAGGCCTGTGAGTTGCTGACGGACGCGTCCTATGCGATGGTGATTCTCGACGAATTCAACATTGTTCTTCAGCATGGGTATGTGGATCTCGATCAGGTGCTGCCGCGCGTACAGGCTCGTCCTCCCATGCAGCACGTGGTGATCACCGGCCGAGGAGCGCCTCCGGGGCTGATCGAGGCGGCGGATCTGGTCACGGAAATGAAACAGGTGAAGCATCCCTTTCGGAAGGGGATCAAGGCACAGGCGGGGGTGGAGTTTTGA